The nucleotide sequence CGGCCACTCTCACCGAGCGCTACATCAGCGCCACCGTCCGCAGCCTCGCCCCCGAGGCGCAGGACGAGGTCCGTGCCGAACTGGAAGCCGCCATCGCCGACGCCGTCGACGCCCGGCGCGAGCTGGGCGAGAACCCGGAGGAGGCGGAACGCGCCGTCCTCACCGACCTCGGCGATCCGGGCATCCTCGCGGCCGGGTACGCCGACCGGCCCCTGCACCTCATCGGGCCGCGGTACTACCTCACCTGGTGGCGGCTGCTGAAGCTGCTCCTGTTCATCGTGCCGCCGTTCGCGGCGATCGGAGTCGCGATCGGCCAGCTCATCAGCGGCGGAGGCCCGGGCGAGGTGATCGGTGCGATCGTCTCGGTCACCCTGTCCGTCATCGTGCACCTGTGCTTCTGGGTCACGCTCGTCTTCGTCGTGCTGGAGCGCACCGGCGCCGACACGGGCGTGCGCTGGAACGTCGACCAGCTCCCGGAGCCGACCGAAAACGGGGCCGCCCGCGCCGACGTGATCGCCTCGCTCGTCTTCCTCCTGGCCGGGATCGGTGCGATCGTGTGGGACGCGACGTTCGGCTTCTTCCCCACCGGTGGCGAGCCGATCCCGATCCTGGCGCCCCGCCTCTGGCCGGTGGGCATCGCCATCCTCGTCGCGCTCATGATCGCGGAAGCGGTGCTGGCGATCGTCATCTATGCGCGACGACGCTGGACCGTCGCCGCCGCCGTCGTGAACACCGTCCTGGCGGTCGCCTTCGCCGCCTGGGCGCTCACGCTGCTCCTGCAGGGAGAACTGCTCAATCCGGCCTTCCTGGAGTTCGTGTTCGCGGACAACGGGGTCGAGCCCGACACGATGCGCGTGCTCACCGTGATCACCGCCGTCTGCCTCGTGGCCTTCCCGCTCTGGGACATCGTCGACGGCTGGATGAAGACGGCCCGCGCCCGGGGAATAGGCTGAAGACCGTGACCGATGCCTTCGTCTCCGACCTCTTCGACCCCGCTGAGTGGGAGCTCGCGCCCGGCGCCGAGCACTACACCGACATCACCGCGCACGTCAGTCGCGACGGCGGGGTCGCCCGGATCGCGTTCCACCGGCCGGAGGTGCGCAACGCCTTCCGCCCGCACACCGTGGACGAGCTCTACCGCGCGCTCGACATCGCCCGCCAGGACGCCCGCATCGGGGCGGTGCTGCTGACCGGCAACGGCCCGAGCCCCAAGGACGGCGGGTGGGCGTTCTGCTCCGGTGGCGACCAGCGCATCCGCGGCCGCGACGGGTACAGGTACGCTTCGACAGGCTCAGCGACCCAGGGGGAAGGCGCAGCGACCCAGGGGGAAGCGGCGGCCCCGGGGGGAGCGGCCCCGGCCGTCGGGCGGCTGCACATCCTCGAGGTGCAGCGACTGATCCGGTTCATGCCGAAGGTCGTCATCGCGGTCGTCCCTGGCTGGGCGGCCGGCGGCGGGCACTCGCTGCACGTGGTGTGCGACCTGACGATCGCGTCGGCCGAGCACGGGCGTTTCAAGCAGACCGATGCCGACGTCGGCAGCTTCGACGCCGGGTACGGCTCCGCCTACATGGCCCGCCAGACCGGTCAGAAGTTCGCCCGCGAGGTGTTCTTCCTCGCCGAGGAGTACTCGGCGCAGCGGGCGTACGAGGCCGGTGCGGTGAACCGCGTGGTGCCGCACGCCGAGCTCGAACGCGAGGCGCTGAAGATGGCGCGCACGGTGCTGACGAAGTCCCCGACGGCGATCCGGATGCTCAAGTTCGCCTTCAACGCCGTCGATGACGGGCTCGTCGGCCAGCAGGTGTTCGCCGGCGAGGCCACCCGCCTCGCCTACGGCACGGACGAGGCCGTGGAGGGCCGCGACTCCTTCCTGGAGAAGCGCGACCCGGACTGGTCGTCCTTCCCCTGGCACTACTGAGACCGCACGAGCGAGACGGAGCTCACCGTGACCGCGCTGATCCCGACCGACGCCGACGACACCACGCTCCTCCGGCAGGCGCTGGTCCGGGCGCTCGACGAGGGGCCGGCTCTCGGCTTCGGGATGCTCGCCGATGCGCCGTCCGAGGTGGACGACGGCATCGCGGCGGTGATCGCGACCTCGGGATCCAGCGGCATCCCGAAGCGGGTGGCGCTGAGCGGCGAGGCGCTGCGGGCGAGCGCGGCCGCGACTGCCGAGCGGATCGGCAGCGGGCGCTGGCTGCTCGCGCTTCCGGCCGGGTACGTCGCCGGGCTCCAGGTGATGGTGCGGTCGATCCTCGCGGGCACCGAGCCCGCCCGGATCGAGGGGCGGTTCACCCCGCGCGCGTTCGCCGAGGCGTCGCGCGACCTGCAGCGCGCCACCGCCGCGGGCGTGGTGCCCGCGCTCTACACCTCGCTCGTCCCGGCGCAGATCGCGACGCTGCTCGACGCGACAGACGAGCCGGGAGTGCTCGCCGCGCTGCGGGCGTACGAGGCGATCCTCGTCGGCGGCCAGGCGCTCCCTGAGCCGCTGCGCGAACGGGCGGCCGACGTCGGCGTCCGCCTCGTGCGCACCTACGGCTCCACCGAGACGAGCGGGGGCTGCGTGTACGACGGCGTCGCGCTCGACACCGTGCAGGTGCGGGCGGTGGACGGCGAGCTCCGCATCGCGGGGCCGCTGCTGGCGGAGGGATACCTCGGCGATCCGGCGCTGACCGCGCGCACATTCGTCCGGGACGAGCACGGGATCCGCTGGTACCGGACCGGCGACCTCGGACTCGTCGAGGACGGCGTCGTGCGTGTGCACGGCCGCGCGGACAACGTGATCGTCTCGGGCGGGATCAACATCTCCCTCGACCGGGTCGAGCGCATCGTGCGGACGATCCCCGGACTGCATCAGGCGGTGGTCGTGGGGGTGCCGGATGAGCGCTGGGGGGAGGCCTCGGTCATCGTCGCCGCGCGCGGAGAGGCGCTCCGCCGCAGCGAGTCGGAGCAACTCGCCCACGCCAGGGAGGCCGTGGCCCGGGAGATCGGCGCCGCCGCCCGTCCGTCGCGCCTGATCCTCGTGGACGAGCTCGACCTCCTCTCCTCCGGCAAGCCCGACCGCGAAGCGATCCGCCGCATGGTGTCGTCGCTCTAGCCCGTCGACCCACCCCTTTCGCGCCGCCCCGGCCCCTTACGGACGCCCGGAAGAGGCCGGGACGCACGGAGAGGGGTGGGTCGACGGGAGTGCCAGACTGAGCGCATGGCCTCGTACACGCATGGACACCACGAATCCGTCCTCCGCTCGCACAACGTGCGGGACATCGCGAACTCGGCCGCCTACCTTCGACCGCACCTCCACGCGGACACGCGGCTGCTGGACGTGGGCGCGGGGCCCGGATCGATCACCGTCGACTTCGCCGGCGTCGTCGCGCACGTGACCGCGACCGAGATCGACGACTCCGCTCTCGCCCTCTCCCGCGCTCTCGCCGCCGAGCGCGGCCTCACGAACATCGCGTTCTCCGTCGAGGACGTGCACGCCCTGAGCTTCCCGGACGACAGCTTCGACGTCGTGCATGCGCATCAGGTGCTGCAGCACGTCGCCGACCCGGTGCAGGCGCTGCGGGAGATGCGCCGGGTGGCGGTGCCCGGCGGACTCGTGGCCGCCCGGGACGCGGACTACGCGGGATTCCTGTGGTTCCCGGTCATCCCGGCGCTCGACCGGTGGCTCGCGCTGTATCGGGCCGCGGCCCGAGCCAACGGCGGAGAACCGGACGCCGGACGGCGTCTGCTCTCGTGGGCGCGGGCGGCGGGGTTCACGGAGGTCGCGGCGACGGCGTCCACCTGGTGCTACGCGACGCCGGCCGAGCGCGAGTGGTGGGGCGGCCTGTGGGCCGACCGCATCCTCGAGTCGGCCCTGGCGCGGCAGCTGGTGGACCAGGACCTGGCGACCGCGGCCGATCTGCACGAGATCAGCGACGCCTGGAAGCGCTGGGCCGACGAGGGCGACGGCTGGTTCCTCGTGCCGCACGGGGAGATCCTCGCCCGCGCCTGACGGATACATCCCGCGACGGATGCCGCCTCCCGTGTGCTCGCGTAGCGTGGGGGAGTGATCCGTCCGCTGTCCCGCGCCGGCCTCGTCCTCGACATCGTCGGGGCGGCGCTGCTCTTCGTGCTCCTGACGCCGCTCAGCGTCGTCTTCTACGCGCCCCAACCGGAGCAGGGCACCTCGGCGGTCAACGTCATCGGCCTGGTGGCCTCGTCGGTGTTCCTCTTCGGCGGCGTCGCGATCGGACGGCTCGCACCCGGGCTCGCGCTCGCCGCCGCCTGGGCCGGGGCCATCGTGCAGATGCTCGCCGACTTCGGGCCGCTGCCGAGCGACTTCGCGATCCTCCTCGTGCTGTACGCGACCGCCGCGTGGGGCACCCGCCGCGTGCTGTGGTGGGGCTTCGGCTCGGTGATCGCCGGGGGGATCGTCGCTTCGCTCTACATGGTGTTCGTCGGTGGAGTGCGGTTCGGCTCCGGCAGCGGATGGGAGCTCGTGACGGGCGGCACCCTGCTCCTGTCGGCCTCGATCATGGCGCTCGGGTTCGCGTGGGTCTGCGGACTCCTCTGGCGCGTCGTCCTGCGCAACCGCCGGACCCGGTCCGCACAGCTGCAGGCGGAGGCGCTGGCGGCCGAGGAGCAGGAGCGGGTGCGCATCGCCCGGGACATGCACGACGTCGTCGCGCACTCGCTTGCGGTGGTCATCGCCCAGGCCGACGGTGCCCGATACGCCGCGGCCGTCAAACCGGAGATGGCGACGGAGGCGCTGGGCACGATCGCGCAGACCGCCCGCGGCGCGTTGAGCGACGTGCGGATGCTCCTCACCCAGCTGCGGCACCGGCAGGGCGACGGCCCGCAGCCCACCCTCGCCGATCTCGAGGCGCTGTTCGCACAGGTGCGGCAGGCCGGCATCGAGCCGCGGGTCACGGTCGACCCGATGCCGCCCGGAGAGCCGCCGGGTGCCATCCAGCTCGCCGTCTACCGGATCCTGCAGGAGGCCCTGACCAACGCGATCCGGCACGGCGACGGCGCGGTGGACGTGCATCTCGCGTGGCTGCCGGATCGGGTGGACATCGAGGTGCGCAACGCGGTGTCCGCCGACGGGACGTCCTCGGCCCCCGGCGGGCACGGTCTCATCGGCATGAGGGAGCGCGCGCAGCTCGTGGGCGGTAGTCTGCAAGCCGAGCGCCGTGGTGCGGAGTTCGTCGTCCAGAGCAGCCTTCCGATCGGAGCCCCGCAGTGATCAGAGTCGTGCTGGTGGACGACCAGGCGCTGTTCCGGGCCGGGATCCGCATGCTCGTGGCCTCGCAGCCCGACCTCGAGGTCGTCGGCGAGGCCGGCGACGGGCGGGAGGCGCTCGACGTCGTCGCGGCGACAAGGCCCGACGTCGTGCTCATGGACATCCGGATGCCGGTGATGGACGGGCTGACCGCGACCGCCGAGATCCTGGCGCGTCCGGAGCCGCCGCGCATCGTCATGCTCACCACGTTCGATCTGGACGAGGCCGCGGCGCGGGCCATCCGCCAGGGCGCGAGCGGCTTCCTCCTCAAGGACGCCGACCCGGAGTTCCTGCTCGCGGCGATCCGCACGGTGCACGCGGGGTCGAGCGTCATCGCGGCCTCGGCGACCAGGGAGCTGTTCGAGCACTTCGCGGAGGCGCCGAAGCCGGTGCCGCCGCAGTACGCGGAGCTGACGGAGAGGGAGCGGGAGATCTTCGCGCTCGCCGCGCGCGGCCTCTCGAACGCCGAGATCGCGGCGCGGGAGTTCCTCAGCGAGGCGACGGTGAAGACGCACATCAGCCGCATCCTCACGAAGCTCGCCCTCCGCGACCGCGTGCAGCTTGTGGTCTTCGCGTTCGAGCA is from Microbacterium sp. BLY and encodes:
- a CDS encoding permease prefix domain 1-containing protein; this encodes MPPTATLTERYISATVRSLAPEAQDEVRAELEAAIADAVDARRELGENPEEAERAVLTDLGDPGILAAGYADRPLHLIGPRYYLTWWRLLKLLLFIVPPFAAIGVAIGQLISGGGPGEVIGAIVSVTLSVIVHLCFWVTLVFVVLERTGADTGVRWNVDQLPEPTENGAARADVIASLVFLLAGIGAIVWDATFGFFPTGGEPIPILAPRLWPVGIAILVALMIAEAVLAIVIYARRRWTVAAAVVNTVLAVAFAAWALTLLLQGELLNPAFLEFVFADNGVEPDTMRVLTVITAVCLVAFPLWDIVDGWMKTARARGIG
- a CDS encoding 1,4-dihydroxy-2-naphthoyl-CoA synthase, with protein sequence MTDAFVSDLFDPAEWELAPGAEHYTDITAHVSRDGGVARIAFHRPEVRNAFRPHTVDELYRALDIARQDARIGAVLLTGNGPSPKDGGWAFCSGGDQRIRGRDGYRYASTGSATQGEGAATQGEAAAPGGAAPAVGRLHILEVQRLIRFMPKVVIAVVPGWAAGGGHSLHVVCDLTIASAEHGRFKQTDADVGSFDAGYGSAYMARQTGQKFAREVFFLAEEYSAQRAYEAGAVNRVVPHAELEREALKMARTVLTKSPTAIRMLKFAFNAVDDGLVGQQVFAGEATRLAYGTDEAVEGRDSFLEKRDPDWSSFPWHY
- a CDS encoding class I SAM-dependent methyltransferase; its protein translation is MASYTHGHHESVLRSHNVRDIANSAAYLRPHLHADTRLLDVGAGPGSITVDFAGVVAHVTATEIDDSALALSRALAAERGLTNIAFSVEDVHALSFPDDSFDVVHAHQVLQHVADPVQALREMRRVAVPGGLVAARDADYAGFLWFPVIPALDRWLALYRAAARANGGEPDAGRRLLSWARAAGFTEVAATASTWCYATPAEREWWGGLWADRILESALARQLVDQDLATAADLHEISDAWKRWADEGDGWFLVPHGEILARA
- a CDS encoding AMP-binding protein translates to MTALIPTDADDTTLLRQALVRALDEGPALGFGMLADAPSEVDDGIAAVIATSGSSGIPKRVALSGEALRASAAATAERIGSGRWLLALPAGYVAGLQVMVRSILAGTEPARIEGRFTPRAFAEASRDLQRATAAGVVPALYTSLVPAQIATLLDATDEPGVLAALRAYEAILVGGQALPEPLRERAADVGVRLVRTYGSTETSGGCVYDGVALDTVQVRAVDGELRIAGPLLAEGYLGDPALTARTFVRDEHGIRWYRTGDLGLVEDGVVRVHGRADNVIVSGGINISLDRVERIVRTIPGLHQAVVVGVPDERWGEASVIVAARGEALRRSESEQLAHAREAVAREIGAAARPSRLILVDELDLLSSGKPDREAIRRMVSSL
- a CDS encoding response regulator transcription factor, whose product is MIRVVLVDDQALFRAGIRMLVASQPDLEVVGEAGDGREALDVVAATRPDVVLMDIRMPVMDGLTATAEILARPEPPRIVMLTTFDLDEAAARAIRQGASGFLLKDADPEFLLAAIRTVHAGSSVIAASATRELFEHFAEAPKPVPPQYAELTEREREIFALAARGLSNAEIAAREFLSEATVKTHISRILTKLALRDRVQLVVFAFEHGLA
- a CDS encoding sensor histidine kinase gives rise to the protein MIRPLSRAGLVLDIVGAALLFVLLTPLSVVFYAPQPEQGTSAVNVIGLVASSVFLFGGVAIGRLAPGLALAAAWAGAIVQMLADFGPLPSDFAILLVLYATAAWGTRRVLWWGFGSVIAGGIVASLYMVFVGGVRFGSGSGWELVTGGTLLLSASIMALGFAWVCGLLWRVVLRNRRTRSAQLQAEALAAEEQERVRIARDMHDVVAHSLAVVIAQADGARYAAAVKPEMATEALGTIAQTARGALSDVRMLLTQLRHRQGDGPQPTLADLEALFAQVRQAGIEPRVTVDPMPPGEPPGAIQLAVYRILQEALTNAIRHGDGAVDVHLAWLPDRVDIEVRNAVSADGTSSAPGGHGLIGMRERAQLVGGSLQAERRGAEFVVQSSLPIGAPQ